CCCCTTGCGGAGCTCCTAATCGCGGAATCACAAAAATTCAGGTTGATGTCTCGCCAGAGCCCTGATCAGCCCTGGGTCATAAACACCGCCCGCACATCCATCGATCTCTTCCTCGGTTGTCAAATAGCGTCCTACCGTCCTGCGCGTAACCGCTTGCGGCTACACAAGTTCCTGCTTTCTTGATGGCCACCGTTTTGGCGGCAGCCTCTTTATTTACCAAGTTGAAGCGAACTTGTCAACTGCCTGTTTCACTTCTTTTTTCGCCGGCCGCGCGCTCAACCGCTCGAGTCGCATCAGCCGCAGCAAACTTGGCCCGCCGCCGCTGCTCCGAGCCGCTTGGACGAGGGTCGCTATAATCGCCAAACAGAAAGAGAAGCGCAACCTCTATCCGGAAAGAACTCCGACAAAACCAAGCCCTGACCGACTGCCTGATCCGTCACCTCCCGCCTGCCTGCCTTACATACAGCCGAGCTCGCCACGCGAGGAGAAAAAGCGCGGCGGCCGCTTTCGCGACCGCCGCGAAGTGCACCCTCTAGGACTCGAACCTAGAACCTACTGATTAAGAGTCAGCTGCTCTACCATTGAGCTAAGGGTGCGCACGCCCACACCATTGGGCTGAGCACGGTAAGCAGACGCGCCAGGAGGGACTCGAACCCCCGACCAACAGCTTAGAAGGCTGCCGCTCTATCCATCTGAGCTACTGGCGCCCGCACACGCTTGGTCACCCTCTCGGGCACCTGACTGCTACTCACCAACCGCTGATACCGCAGAGTCGGGGCGGCCGGATTCGAACCGGCGACCTCCTGCTCCCAAAGCAGGCGCGATACCGGGCTACGCTACGCCCCGCACATCAGCACCGCCTTCCAGCGGCGGGGTATGTTATCCCCGCCGTGGCGTCGGGTCAACTGGCAGCGGAAAAAAACTCGAGAGGTCAGCGAGCACGGCACGCACGGCCCGCCCCCGATGGCTGACCGCCGCCTTGGCATCGCGGGCCACCTCGGCGAAGGTGGCCTGCAACTCCTCCGACCAGAAGTAGGGGTCGTACCCGAACCCTCCCGTGCCCCTCGGCGCCGAAAGCACCTGCCCCGTCGTGCGCCCGTGCGCCACAACGGCTCCTTCCGGCCATGCACACGCCGCCGCACACTCGTAGGCAGCAGCACGTGACGAACGCCCGGCTGCCTCAGCCTCGCGCAGGCGTTCCTGCAGGTACGCGTTGTTGAACGCATCGAGTGCCGCCCCCTGCAACGCACTCCCCGACCAGCGTTTGCTGTGCACACCCGGGCGCCCGCCGAGAGCCTCCACGGCGAGCCCCGAATCATCGGCGAGCACCAGACGACCCGTCAGTGTGGCAAAGTACCGGGCCTTTGCTAGGGCATTCTCCTCGAAGCGATCGTACTGCTCGAGTCCCTCCTCCTCGGCCGACTCGACAACGCCCAGCGCATCGAGGGTGATCGCGTCCCAACCGTGCGTCGCCAGCAACGGGCCCAGCTCCCGGAGCTTACCCGCGCTGCGTGTCGCGAGCACGATCTGGCACGCTGCGGTCCCGCCCCTCGCCCCCGTCGTGGTCGCGAGCGACACCACCGTTACACCGGCATCGGGAGCGGCGCGGCGAGCACCTGCTGCTGCAGCGCATCGAGCTGACCGATTCCATGGACCGCGAGATCGAGAAGCGCATCGAGTTCACCGCGCGCAAAGGTGCCGTGCTCGCCGGTCCCCTGCACCTCCACGAACCGCCCCTCGCTGCTCATGACCACGTTCATGTCAACGCCGGCACGCACATCTTCCTCGTAGTCGAGATCGAGACGTGCCTCCCCGTCGATCACTCCCACGCTGATGGCCGCCACACGGCGACGAACCGGGGAGGCGGGCAACCGCCCCGTGGCCACCATCCACGCGAACGCGTCCTGCACCGCGACACACGCTCCCGTAATGGCCGCCGTACGCGTCCCCCCGTCGGCCTGCAGCACATCACAGTCGACCTTCACCGTGAACTCGCCGAACGCAAAACCGTCGAGCATGGCCCGGACACTGCGGCCAATGAGTCGCTGGATTTCGTGCGTCCGGCCGCCGACCTGCGAGCGCTCGCGCGACACCCGCGTGCGCGTGGCGCGAGGTAGCATGGCGTACTCCGCCGTGACCCACCCTTCACCAGAGCCTTTCTTCCACCCCGGCACACCGCTTTCCACCGACGCGGCACAGAGCACCCGGGTGCCGCCGAAGCTCACCAGGCACGAGCCCTCGGCGTACGCCACCGCCCCCCGCTCGAGCGTCACCGGACGCAACGCATTGTTGAGACGGCCCTGCCGCAGCAGGGTGATTGCCGTTGACGATTCAGCCACGAAGCTTCTCGATGATGGAGGTGGTGGATTGCCCAGGGACCAGCGGAATGACGACGACCCGTCCGGCCCGCGCGGTGACGATGTCGGCGCCCACGATCGTATCCGGCGCGTAGTCGCCGCCCTTCACGATCACATCGGGCAGGAGCCGTTGGACCAGCAACAGCGGCGTGTCTTCCTCGAACACCACCACCGCATCGACCGACTCCAGCCCCGCCAGCACCAGGGCACGCTCGGCCGTCGAGCGCACGGGTCGGGTCGGCCCCTTCAGGCGACGCACCGAGGCATCGCTGTTGAGCCCGACAATGAGCGCGGCGCCCTGACGCCGCGCGCCATCGAGCACGTCGATGTGTCCCGGGTGCAGCAGATCGAAGACGCCGTTGGTGAAGACCACCGGACCGGCAAGGCCCTGGCGCCATGTCGCTGCGGCTTCCCAATCCATGACCTTGGACGCCGGCGTGCGCGGCGCCGATGGCGTTACCACTGCGACTGCACCCCTTCGACGATGTCCGCCATGATGCTTTCGAGAGCATTCCTGCGACCGCTCGCCTCGCCCCCCTCAGCATACTGTCCCTCGCGCGACAGTCCCTTGCGGGCCAGCAGCACTCGGCTGGTGGCCGACTCGATGATTTCGATGTCGATGGCGAGCTGCAGGCGGCGACGATTCGATGCCGTATTGCGCGCGTCGGCTGCGGCGCCGAGTGGCAGGTCCACGTCGTACGTCACGATGGTGCCACGCACGACGAGATCTGCACGTGCCTCGGGGGCCTCACGCAAGTTGAGGCGGTCGCGCAGCACCGTCCGCAGCTGATCGAAGATCTCGCGCTGCAACTCGGGGGCAGCCGTCTGGTTGTCGAAGGGCTGAATGGCGACCGTCTTGAGATTGCGCGGCAACCCACCGCCACCGGAGAACCCGTAACAGCCCGCGCACAACAGGATGGCGCCGAGTCCGAGGAGGGCGCGTCGTGTCATGGGCCAGCGGTATGCATCAACGGCGGCGCCAGATGGCGTCATCGAAAGCCTCAACAATCGTGGTGTCGGAGACGGCAATGGCGAGTCGTCGCTTGCCGCGCTCATGAACATACTGCAACCGCAGCGTACCGTCGGCCCCCGGGACCCGAGACATCCACTCGATGACCTTGCCGTCTTCAATACGCTCGACGCGCGTAAGTGCCGTACCCGCAAAGGCCAGGCGCCACGCACGGCCGTCCGCACCGGAGGCATCGCTCCCGCGCAACTGGCCCAGATCCGCGCGCAGCGTATCGCCATCCATGCGCCCCACCGTATCGCGAGCCGGCGGTACGGCGAGACGGCCAAGCGACGCCCAGAGCAGTGGCACTGGTGGCAGCATACGCTTGACCAGGTCAATACCGGGGACCGTCAGTGTATCTCCCACCAATATCGCGTAGCCACCTGCCATGCCGTTGCTGAGGAAGAAATCGAGCCGGGCACGATCCGGCCCCTGACGGCGCACCGCACCGTCACCATTCGCTTCGAAGGTCTCGTCCTTGTACTGCCAGGTGAAGCGCAGGACCGTGGGCACGGTCGAAATGGCGGTCGGTGGCAGCACGGCGCGCGTTGGCGCCCCCACCAGAGGACGCGCCGTTGGCACACAGCCACCAACCGTGCTCGCGAGCACCAATGCCAGCGGCACTCCCCACCGCCTGCCCACACCCGGTGTCATGGCACTCGTACCTGCAGCATCCGATCACCTCGTACAATGCGGTCCATCACGTCGAAGCCGTCGACCACCTGCCCGAAGACGGTGTAGCCGCCGTCCAGATGAGGCTGGGTGGAATGGCACAGGTAGTACTGACTGCCCCCGGTGTCCGGCCCGGCGGTGGCCAAGCCGAGACAACCACGCCCGTGTCGCCGGCGGGACCAACTCTCGCGCAGCGAAAAGGGCGGCTCGGGTGCTCCGTCACCGCTGGCGATGTCGCCATCTTGCACGACGAAGTTCGGTACCACCCGATGGAAGATGGTGTTCCGATACTTCCCTTCTCGGGCAAGGCGCGTAAACGCTTCCACCACGAGTGGCGCGTCGTGGGCGAGCAGCTCGACCGTGATGGTGCCCTGGTCGGTGTCGATGAACGCGCGTGGGCGTGTCGGCGTACGCCAGTATCGCTCGACCAGCCGCTCGTACTCCTCGAGTGCCCGCGGGACGGGCACGCTGCTGCGCGGGGGCCGCGCCGACACCGTTGTGTCGCGCTCACCCAAGCGGGCCCGTGCCTCTCGCCGGACCCGGGGGTCGGCATCTGCCAGCAGCCGGCGCGCCAACGCACTGTCGAGCATGCTGCCGGGGTCTCCACCGCCAATCGCCGCCACACGATAACGCCAGTCGGCACGTCCGGCCCACTCCGCCTCCACACCGGCCGCCAACGGCAGCTGCGAACGGCGCAGGTGCGACAACAGGGTGCGACGCACGGCCAGCAAGGTGTCGGCATCCCACGCCCGCTGCCAGCGCGCAGCATCACGTCCGGCCGCTTCCGCATAGGCCTCCGCGAGGGCGACGCGCACATTCCGCGCGGGGTCGCTCCAGAGGGAGTCGACGGCATCGGCCATGAGGGGGCCGTAGGAGGCGGCGCTCTGCGCGGCATTGATGCGCACCCGCTCGCTCTCGTCACGCAGGAGTACACGCAGGGCTTCCCGTGCGCGACCGCCGAGTGAGTCACCGGCCGCCGAGCGCGCGAAGGCACGCGCCGCGTATTGCCGCACCTCCTCGTCGTTGTACGCCGCCACGGCGAAGAGCGCGCGTACGCCCGCCGGAGCGCGCAGCCGCGCCACAACATAGGCCGCGGCGCGTACCACCTCGGGTGCGGGATCCTGCAGCCAGGGCGTCACCGCCGCGATGGGTGCCTCGCGCAGCTTGAAGGTGGCCAGCACCAACGCGGCGCGTACAGCGGGCGCACGCGCCGTGACCGGGCTGCGTGTCACGGCGTTGGGGGCACCGTTGCCGAGCGCCGATACAATAACCTCCCGGCCCATCTCGCCCACTTCCCCCAGTGCCCAGGCGGCTTCGCGGGCGACCGCGTCTGGCGCACCCATCACGGCGCGCGCGAGCGACGGCACCGCCTCGTAGTCGCGCGCGATCCCGATGGCGTACGCGGCATTGGCGGCAATGGCCGTGTCACCATCGACGAGCAGCGCGCGCAAGCGTGGATATCGAAGGCGGATACGCGCCTGCCCG
The DNA window shown above is from Gemmatimonas sp. and carries:
- a CDS encoding non-canonical purine NTP pyrophosphatase, translating into MLATRSAGKLRELGPLLATHGWDAITLDALGVVESAEEEGLEQYDRFEENALAKARYFATLTGRLVLADDSGLAVEALGGRPGVHSKRWSGSALQGAALDAFNNAYLQERLREAEAAGRSSRAAAYECAAACAWPEGAVVAHGRTTGQVLSAPRGTGGFGYDPYFWSEELQATFAEVARDAKAAVSHRGRAVRAVLADLSSFFPLPVDPTPRRG
- the rph gene encoding ribonuclease PH; translated protein: MAESSTAITLLRQGRLNNALRPVTLERGAVAYAEGSCLVSFGGTRVLCAASVESGVPGWKKGSGEGWVTAEYAMLPRATRTRVSRERSQVGGRTHEIQRLIGRSVRAMLDGFAFGEFTVKVDCDVLQADGGTRTAAITGACVAVQDAFAWMVATGRLPASPVRRRVAAISVGVIDGEARLDLDYEEDVRAGVDMNVVMSSEGRFVEVQGTGEHGTFARGELDALLDLAVHGIGQLDALQQQVLAAPLPMPV
- the lptE gene encoding LPS assembly lipoprotein LptE, translating into MTRRALLGLGAILLCAGCYGFSGGGGLPRNLKTVAIQPFDNQTAAPELQREIFDQLRTVLRDRLNLREAPEARADLVVRGTIVTYDVDLPLGAAADARNTASNRRRLQLAIDIEIIESATSRVLLARKGLSREGQYAEGGEASGRRNALESIMADIVEGVQSQW
- a CDS encoding peptidylprolyl isomerase: MTGANRWGRAVVVAAVLVTVACGRRGAAGAAAVPAAAPVTASSAVSLSADARLLEMVDQRRPDTALVDRLLADTSAARRARTALAIGQARIRLRYPRLRALLVDGDTAIAANAAYAIGIARDYEAVPSLARAVMGAPDAVAREAAWALGEVGEMGREVIVSALGNGAPNAVTRSPVTARAPAVRAALVLATFKLREAPIAAVTPWLQDPAPEVVRAAAYVVARLRAPAGVRALFAVAAYNDEEVRQYAARAFARSAAGDSLGGRAREALRVLLRDESERVRINAAQSAASYGPLMADAVDSLWSDPARNVRVALAEAYAEAAGRDAARWQRAWDADTLLAVRRTLLSHLRRSQLPLAAGVEAEWAGRADWRYRVAAIGGGDPGSMLDSALARRLLADADPRVRREARARLGERDTTVSARPPRSSVPVPRALEEYERLVERYWRTPTRPRAFIDTDQGTITVELLAHDAPLVVEAFTRLAREGKYRNTIFHRVVPNFVVQDGDIASGDGAPEPPFSLRESWSRRRHGRGCLGLATAGPDTGGSQYYLCHSTQPHLDGGYTVFGQVVDGFDVMDRIVRGDRMLQVRVP